In Streptantibioticus cattleyicolor NRRL 8057 = DSM 46488, a genomic segment contains:
- the tadA gene encoding tRNA adenosine(34) deaminase TadA has product MRLALEEAALAPRTGDVPVGAVVLAPDGTVLGRGRNEREATGDPTAHAEVVAVRRAAAALGEWRLTGCTLVVTLEPCTMCAGAIVLARLDRVVYGARDDKGGAAGSLWDVVRDRRLNHRPEVVCDVLPEECARLLTDFFRTGGGAGGSGAGRADFNARPGVR; this is encoded by the coding sequence ATGCGGCTCGCCCTGGAGGAGGCGGCACTGGCGCCTCGTACCGGGGACGTGCCGGTGGGCGCGGTCGTCCTCGCGCCCGACGGCACCGTCCTCGGCCGGGGGCGCAACGAGCGGGAGGCCACCGGCGACCCGACCGCCCACGCCGAGGTGGTGGCCGTCCGCCGGGCCGCCGCCGCCCTCGGGGAGTGGCGGCTGACCGGCTGCACCCTGGTGGTGACCCTGGAACCGTGCACCATGTGCGCGGGCGCCATCGTCCTCGCCCGGCTCGACCGGGTCGTCTACGGCGCCCGTGACGACAAGGGCGGCGCGGCCGGCTCGCTGTGGGACGTGGTGCGTGACCGCCGGCTCAACCACCGGCCCGAGGTGGTGTGCGACGTGCTCCCCGAGGAGTGCGCCCGGCTGCTGACCGACTTCTTCCGCACCGGGGGTGGCGCGGGCGGGTCCGGGGCCGGGAGGGCGGATTTCAACGCACGGCCCGGCGTCCGCTAA
- a CDS encoding Dabb family protein, which yields MIRHLVLFKLNEGVDRDDPRVVAGVRAFQELGASIPELTSWECAWNITDRPIAYDYAINCTVADRDALVRYLEHPAHQAGVAQWKEFATWVIADYEI from the coding sequence GTGATCCGACACCTGGTCCTGTTCAAGCTCAACGAGGGCGTCGACCGCGACGACCCGCGCGTGGTCGCGGGGGTGCGGGCCTTCCAGGAGCTGGGCGCGAGCATCCCGGAGCTGACGTCCTGGGAGTGCGCCTGGAACATCACGGACCGGCCGATCGCCTACGACTACGCGATCAACTGCACCGTCGCCGACCGGGACGCCCTCGTGCGTTACCTGGAGCACCCCGCTCACCAGGCGGGCGTCGCTCAGTGGAAGGAATTCGCCACCTGGGTGATCGCGGACTACGAGATCTGA
- a CDS encoding RNA polymerase sigma factor SigF → MRESAAARAPSPAGDATACAPAPGIPAHAVPSASGAPDAAAPAGPGESAEPPQEGAPGARTGRSRPPRSARAADARALTQVLFQQLSGLEPGTPEHARVRAALIEINLPLVRYAAARFRSRNEPMEDVVQVGTIGLINAIDRFDPDRGVQFPTFAMPTVVGEIKRYFRDNVRTVHVPRRLHELWVQVSGAIEDLTVLHGRSPTTAEIAGRLGLSEEEVLACLEAGRAYHATSLEAAQEGDGAPGLLDRLGYEDPELTGVEHRDLVRHLLVQLPERERRILLLRYFGNLTQSQISAELGVSQMHVSRLLSRSFARLRSANQLEP, encoded by the coding sequence GTGCGGGAGAGCGCGGCGGCGCGGGCCCCGAGCCCGGCCGGTGACGCGACCGCGTGCGCTCCGGCGCCCGGGATCCCGGCGCACGCCGTTCCGTCCGCCTCCGGCGCCCCTGACGCCGCCGCGCCGGCCGGGCCCGGGGAGTCCGCGGAGCCGCCGCAGGAGGGCGCCCCCGGCGCGCGTACGGGGCGTTCGCGCCCTCCGCGCAGTGCCCGGGCGGCTGACGCGCGCGCGCTCACCCAGGTGCTCTTCCAGCAGTTGTCCGGGCTGGAGCCGGGCACCCCGGAGCACGCCCGGGTGCGGGCCGCGCTGATCGAGATCAACCTGCCGCTGGTGCGGTACGCCGCGGCCCGCTTCCGCAGCCGCAACGAGCCGATGGAGGACGTGGTCCAGGTCGGCACCATCGGGCTGATCAACGCCATCGACCGCTTCGACCCGGACCGCGGGGTGCAGTTCCCGACGTTCGCCATGCCGACCGTGGTCGGGGAGATCAAACGTTACTTCAGGGACAACGTGCGCACCGTCCACGTACCGCGGCGGCTGCACGAGCTGTGGGTGCAGGTGAGCGGGGCCATCGAGGACCTGACCGTGCTGCACGGGCGGTCGCCGACGACCGCCGAGATCGCCGGGCGCCTCGGGCTCTCCGAGGAGGAGGTGCTCGCCTGCCTGGAGGCCGGCCGGGCGTATCACGCCACCTCGCTGGAGGCCGCGCAGGAGGGCGACGGCGCCCCCGGCCTGCTGGACCGGCTCGGCTACGAGGACCCCGAGCTGACCGGGGTCGAACACCGCGATCTGGTGCGCCATCTGCTGGTGCAGCTGCCGGAACGCGAGCGGCGGATCCTGCTGCTGCGCTACTTCGGCAACTTGACGCAGTCGCAGATCAGTGCCGAGCTGGGGGTTTCGCAGATGCACGTCTCCCGGCTACTTTCACGGAGCTTCGCCCGACTGCGATCCGCAAACCAGCTCGAACCGTAG